From a region of the Emcibacteraceae bacterium genome:
- a CDS encoding long-chain fatty acid--CoA ligase produces the protein MNDRPWIDHYPPHVKWDQKFEGRPLHVILDDTAAKLPDNIVIDFLGKTWNYGELIKSVNAACKSFQEMGVKKGIKVGLFLPNCPQFVVAFFAISKAGGTVVNFSPLYSEKELLHQVEDSETDIMVTLDLDALYSKMRRVVEQSRLKKLVVAKFSEVLPFPKNILFKIFKNSAIARVARDDINIDYNSLFENDGNFQPVEINPDEDIAVLQYTGGTTGIPKGAMLSHSNLYINMKQLEVWPPNLEFGKENMVAFLPFFHIFALTVVLNMGLKIGARLVMVPKFELEEAVQLMIRENITMFAGVPTMFTALASHKDADKIGIGKIKMAMSGGAPLPVDLRAQYRNRFNLDITEGYGLTEASPVTHASPMGEIGSRAGSIGLPLPATEVFILDREDHSKKMPIGESGEICIRGPQVMKGYWKKPDATDQVMIGDILKTGDVGYMDAEGYTFIMDRDKDLILVGGFNVFPRTIEEAINQNPSVEEVTVIGIPDDYLGETPKAFVRLKKGAAPITEDELMAFIKPLIGKHERPSQIEFRDELPKTMVGKLSKKELVAEEKAKYEAAKAAK, from the coding sequence ATGAACGACAGACCATGGATTGACCATTATCCTCCGCATGTAAAATGGGATCAAAAATTTGAAGGAAGACCGCTTCATGTGATCCTTGATGATACAGCGGCAAAACTACCCGATAATATCGTTATAGATTTTTTGGGGAAAACATGGAATTACGGAGAGCTGATCAAAAGCGTTAATGCAGCTTGTAAATCCTTTCAGGAAATGGGGGTTAAGAAAGGTATTAAAGTTGGACTTTTCCTGCCAAACTGCCCCCAATTTGTCGTTGCTTTCTTTGCCATTTCAAAAGCAGGTGGTACGGTTGTTAATTTTAGCCCGCTTTATTCGGAAAAAGAATTATTGCATCAGGTTGAGGATTCTGAAACGGATATTATGGTAACGCTTGATCTTGATGCGCTTTATAGCAAAATGCGCCGGGTCGTTGAACAAAGCCGTCTTAAAAAGCTTGTTGTTGCCAAGTTTTCCGAAGTCCTGCCCTTTCCAAAAAATATTTTGTTTAAAATATTTAAAAACAGCGCCATCGCCCGTGTTGCCAGAGATGACATCAATATTGACTATAATTCACTTTTTGAAAATGACGGGAACTTTCAACCGGTTGAGATAAATCCGGATGAGGATATTGCTGTCCTTCAATATACCGGTGGGACCACAGGTATTCCCAAAGGGGCAATGCTTAGTCATTCCAATCTTTATATCAACATGAAGCAGCTGGAAGTCTGGCCACCAAATCTGGAATTTGGCAAAGAAAATATGGTCGCGTTCCTGCCGTTTTTTCATATATTTGCCCTGACCGTGGTTCTGAATATGGGGCTTAAAATAGGGGCAAGACTGGTTATGGTGCCAAAATTTGAACTGGAAGAAGCTGTACAACTGATGATCCGGGAAAATATCACCATGTTTGCCGGTGTGCCGACCATGTTTACGGCTCTCGCCAGCCATAAGGATGCCGATAAAATCGGTATTGGCAAAATCAAGATGGCAATGTCTGGCGGTGCGCCCCTTCCTGTTGATTTAAGGGCACAATATCGGAACCGTTTTAACCTTGATATCACGGAAGGATATGGTCTGACCGAAGCTTCGCCGGTAACACACGCCAGCCCGATGGGCGAAATAGGCAGCCGGGCAGGGTCCATCGGCTTACCGCTCCCTGCAACCGAAGTATTTATTTTGGATAGAGAAGATCATAGCAAAAAAATGCCGATTGGAGAAAGTGGGGAAATCTGTATCCGGGGTCCGCAGGTGATGAAAGGATACTGGAAAAAACCGGACGCGACGGATCAGGTGATGATCGGCGATATATTAAAAACCGGTGATGTTGGCTATATGGATGCGGAAGGATACACATTCATCATGGACCGCGATAAGGATCTTATTCTGGTCGGTGGGTTTAATGTTTTTCCCAGAACGATTGAGGAAGCCATTAACCAAAATCCTTCTGTGGAAGAAGTTACGGTTATCGGCATACCGGATGATTATCTGGGTGAAACACCAAAGGCTTTCGTAAGGCTTAAAAAAGGGGCGGCGCCCATAACCGAAGACGAACTGATGGCTTTCATCAAACCGTTAATTGGCAAGCATGAACGGCCCTCACAAATTGAATTTCGTGATGAACTGCCGAAAACCATGGTCGGAAAGCTTTCCAAAAAAGAGCTAGTTGCAGAAGAAAAAGCAAAATATGAAGCCGCAAAAGCAGCCAAATGA
- the rlmD gene encoding 23S rRNA (uracil(1939)-C(5))-methyltransferase RlmD: MTQKITIDELGGRGDGIAHMDGKTVYVPYTVSGDVIDAKLNGPKGRLRHIHIKSPYRAEPICQHFGDCGGCMLQHVEKDYYRDWKRNLVKTALENQGIADAEIRPLEISPIGSRRRTSFHAIGRGSGEIILGYAEKGSHNLVDINMCPIQVPQITSFIEPLKKYLRKNLGHKQKMTIQITKADNGLDVVFKGNGEVDLNMRMDLAAFAEENDLARISWFDTKLKKPFYEILAERRKPFVTFEGNKVFFPEGAFLQATEHGQNVLISAMLDGIKGATRVVDLFSGCGTFSIAAANHANVHAVENNEEMLEALKSSANQLGGIKRVTTELRDLFLRPLLPHELDNFDVAIIDPPRAGARHQMVEIINSKLKKLVMVSCNPVTFSRDVQNLIEAGFKMGAVTPVDQFLYSAHLEIIATFERA; encoded by the coding sequence ATGACGCAAAAAATAACCATTGATGAACTTGGCGGCCGTGGAGATGGTATAGCCCATATGGACGGGAAAACCGTTTATGTGCCCTATACTGTATCAGGGGATGTGATTGATGCCAAACTGAATGGTCCCAAAGGACGCCTTCGTCACATTCATATAAAGTCACCCTACAGGGCAGAGCCAATTTGTCAGCATTTTGGGGACTGCGGCGGCTGTATGCTTCAGCATGTGGAAAAAGATTATTATAGGGACTGGAAAAGAAATCTGGTTAAGACCGCCCTTGAAAATCAGGGAATAGCTGATGCGGAAATCAGGCCGCTTGAGATTAGCCCGATAGGAAGCCGTCGCAGGACAAGTTTTCATGCGATCGGCCGTGGAAGTGGTGAAATTATCCTGGGTTATGCCGAAAAAGGCAGTCATAATCTGGTTGATATAAATATGTGTCCGATACAGGTTCCTCAAATTACCTCGTTTATTGAACCTCTCAAGAAATATTTAAGAAAAAATCTTGGCCATAAACAGAAAATGACCATTCAGATTACCAAAGCAGATAATGGTCTGGATGTGGTGTTTAAGGGAAATGGTGAAGTTGACCTTAATATGAGAATGGATCTTGCGGCCTTTGCTGAAGAGAATGATCTGGCAAGGATCAGCTGGTTTGATACAAAGTTGAAAAAGCCTTTTTATGAAATATTGGCAGAGCGCAGAAAGCCCTTTGTAACCTTTGAAGGGAACAAGGTCTTTTTTCCTGAGGGCGCATTTCTGCAGGCAACAGAACATGGTCAGAATGTTCTTATTTCCGCAATGCTTGACGGGATAAAGGGCGCTACCCGTGTTGTTGATTTGTTTTCCGGCTGTGGCACATTTTCGATTGCAGCGGCCAATCATGCAAATGTACATGCGGTTGAAAATAATGAAGAGATGCTGGAGGCATTAAAAAGCAGTGCCAATCAGCTAGGCGGTATAAAGCGGGTGACAACGGAACTTCGTGACCTGTTTCTCAGGCCATTACTCCCTCATGAACTGGACAATTTTGATGTGGCAATAATAGACCCGCCAAGGGCAGGGGCCAGGCACCAGATGGTGGAAATTATCAATTCCAAACTTAAAAAGCTGGTGATGGTGTCCTGCAATCCCGTTACATTTTCACGTGATGTCCAGAACCTGATCGAGGCCGGGTTCAAGATGGGGGCGGTAACACCGGTTGATCAGTTTCTTTATTCAGCGCATCTGGAAATTATTGCCACTTTTGAACGGGCATAA
- the dxs gene encoding 1-deoxy-D-xylulose-5-phosphate synthase has translation MNEKPETPLLDQIKYPADVRKLPPEKLQDLADELRADMIYNVSRTGGHLGAGLGVVELTTAIHYVFNTPKDKLIWDVGHQCYPHKILTGRRDKMYTIRKGGGLAGFTKRKESEYDPFGAGHSSTSISAGLGMAVARDLEGGAENVIAVIGDGAMSAGMAYEAMNNAGALNSRLIVILNDNDMSIAPPVGAMSAYLARLLSSSSYLNLRDFAKNIVRKFPRTISTTARKAEEYARGMATGGTLFEELGFYYVGPVDGHNMEHLLPVLENVRDATGGPILVHVVTQKGKGYSFAENAADKYHGVSTFDVDTGAQKKSKANAPSYTSVFAKALINEARKDDKIVAINAAMPSGTGLDKFADEFPDRCFDVGIAEQHAVTFAAGLACEGYKPFAAIYSTFLQRAYDQVVHDVAVQNLPVRFAIDRAGLVGADGPTHAGSFDVTYLTTLPNMVVMAAADEAELTHMIATAAAHDSGPSAVRYPRGEGTGVELPQEGKILEIGKGRIVREGKQIAILSLGTRLEHALIAADELAAKGLSCTVADARFAKPLDLEMIRKLALDHDVLLTIEEGSIGGFGSHVLEYLSNEGLMEQGLKVRTLKLPDEFIDQDSPDEMYKKAGLTAADLVRTALQALGHNDVNSSQVNG, from the coding sequence ATGAATGAAAAACCGGAAACACCTTTACTGGATCAAATAAAATATCCAGCTGATGTAAGAAAGCTTCCACCGGAAAAGCTGCAGGATCTGGCTGATGAGCTACGTGCCGATATGATTTATAATGTCTCGCGCACAGGCGGACATCTTGGTGCCGGGCTTGGTGTCGTTGAACTGACGACAGCCATTCATTATGTATTCAATACACCAAAAGATAAGCTGATATGGGATGTGGGACATCAGTGTTACCCCCATAAAATACTGACCGGGCGCCGTGATAAAATGTATACCATTCGAAAAGGTGGCGGTCTTGCCGGTTTTACAAAAAGAAAAGAAAGTGAATATGACCCCTTTGGCGCAGGACACAGTTCCACGTCAATTTCGGCCGGACTTGGCATGGCGGTGGCCCGGGATCTGGAAGGTGGAGCTGAAAATGTTATCGCCGTGATCGGTGACGGGGCTATGAGTGCCGGAATGGCTTATGAGGCAATGAATAATGCAGGGGCATTAAATAGTCGTCTGATTGTTATTCTGAATGACAATGATATGTCAATTGCTCCTCCAGTGGGGGCAATGAGCGCCTATCTTGCGAGGCTGTTATCGTCAAGTTCTTATCTTAACCTTCGGGATTTTGCCAAAAATATTGTCCGCAAATTTCCCCGCACGATCAGCACCACAGCAAGAAAGGCTGAGGAATATGCCCGGGGTATGGCAACGGGAGGGACGCTTTTCGAGGAACTTGGTTTTTATTATGTCGGACCCGTTGACGGTCATAATATGGAACATTTGCTTCCGGTGCTCGAAAATGTGCGTGATGCGACGGGTGGTCCGATCCTTGTTCATGTTGTCACGCAAAAGGGCAAGGGCTATTCATTCGCTGAAAATGCAGCAGATAAATATCACGGCGTTTCGACATTTGATGTAGATACCGGCGCTCAGAAAAAGTCAAAAGCCAATGCCCCAAGTTATACCAGTGTTTTCGCAAAAGCGTTGATTAATGAAGCGAGAAAAGACGATAAAATTGTTGCGATAAATGCGGCAATGCCATCGGGTACTGGTCTTGACAAATTTGCCGATGAATTTCCCGACCGTTGCTTTGATGTTGGTATTGCAGAACAGCATGCCGTTACCTTTGCTGCCGGTCTTGCCTGTGAAGGCTATAAACCGTTTGCCGCCATTTATTCAACATTCCTGCAGCGGGCCTATGATCAGGTTGTGCATGATGTGGCTGTTCAAAACCTGCCCGTTCGTTTTGCCATTGACCGTGCGGGTCTTGTCGGGGCGGATGGCCCGACCCATGCCGGTTCGTTCGATGTAACATACTTAACGACCCTGCCGAATATGGTGGTGATGGCTGCTGCCGATGAAGCGGAACTGACCCATATGATCGCTACAGCCGCGGCTCATGATAGCGGACCTTCAGCTGTGCGCTATCCAAGGGGAGAAGGCACCGGGGTTGAGCTACCGCAAGAAGGAAAAATACTTGAAATTGGCAAGGGCCGAATAGTCCGCGAAGGAAAGCAAATCGCCATTCTGTCCCTTGGCACCCGCCTTGAACATGCCCTGATTGCCGCGGATGAGCTTGCCGCCAAAGGGCTTTCCTGTACGGTCGCCGATGCCCGGTTTGCCAAGCCACTTGATCTTGAAATGATCCGTAAACTGGCGCTGGACCATGATGTTTTACTGACCATTGAGGAAGGCTCTATTGGCGGTTTTGGCAGCCATGTCCTTGAATATCTTTCAAATGAAGGGCTGATGGAACAGGGACTTAAAGTGCGAACATTAAAACTTCCTGATGAGTTTATTGATCAGGACAGCCCGGATGAAATGTATAAAAAAGCGGGCCTTACGGCCGCAGACCTTGTCAGAACCGCACTTCAGGCATTGGGGCATAACGACGTAAATTCTTCTCAGGTCAATGGCTAA
- a CDS encoding YiiX/YebB-like N1pC/P60 family cysteine hydrolase yields MLNWLKTKISNSIIRYLERPVWRYRPFTLITEEDLRTYLEPGDVLLIEGNQYISSIIKYLTQSTWSHACFYVGDALGTDENGERLCLIEADAKGGVNAVPLSKYNHFNTRICRPNGLNIEEKKNVIDYVVSRIGLQYDMKNIIDLMRYLFPYPPVPLFFRRRMLALGSGDPTRAICSTLIAQAFQSVKYPILPRIEVKKVMSTDASFQEKEIYHIRHYSLFTPRDFDVSPYFKVIKPTIESGFNYREITWSEDVDLPFNG; encoded by the coding sequence ATGTTGAATTGGTTAAAAACAAAAATTTCCAACAGTATAATTCGATATCTGGAAAGGCCCGTCTGGCGCTACAGACCCTTCACACTGATTACAGAGGAGGATTTGAGAACCTATCTTGAACCAGGTGATGTCCTGTTAATAGAAGGCAATCAGTATATCAGCTCAATCATCAAATATCTTACCCAGTCAACCTGGTCCCATGCCTGTTTTTATGTTGGTGACGCTTTAGGGACAGACGAAAATGGGGAAAGACTTTGCCTGATAGAAGCAGATGCCAAGGGGGGTGTTAACGCAGTTCCTTTAAGTAAATATAACCATTTTAACACCCGTATCTGCCGGCCAAATGGACTTAATATTGAAGAAAAAAAGAATGTCATTGATTATGTGGTATCCCGAATTGGCCTACAGTATGACATGAAAAATATCATAGACCTTATGCGTTACCTATTTCCATACCCTCCGGTACCACTTTTCTTCAGGCGGCGAATGCTGGCACTGGGAAGCGGAGATCCGACAAGAGCCATATGCTCAACCCTGATCGCCCAGGCATTTCAGTCGGTAAAATACCCGATCTTGCCACGGATTGAGGTAAAAAAAGTAATGTCCACTGACGCCAGTTTTCAGGAAAAAGAGATTTACCACATCCGCCATTACAGCCTGTTTACCCCGCGGGATTTTGATGTATCTCCCTATTTCAAAGTAATAAAACCCACCATTGAAAGCGGATTTAATTACAGGGAAATTACATGGTCAGAAGATGTGGATTTGCCTTTTAATGGCTAA
- a CDS encoding polyprenyl synthetase family protein, with translation MSSLSIDLATNSLNEFAGSFDHYLISVLPKTVGMEHYVVEAMRYALLAGGKRLRPFLVMKSSSLYSVNPDHALRVAVAVECVHTYSLIHDDLPAMDDDDMRRGQPSVHKKFDEATAILAGDALLTLAFEILADSKTHPDAAVRCELIGLLSKAIGAMGMVGGQMIDLKAENQPLTDEEIIRMQQMKTGALIVFSCEAGAILAKVADEGRHNLANYGRDIGLAFQIVDDLLDIEGSSEDIGKTAGKDLEAGKATLVSLMGAKRARGMADELIDQAVKSLDKFDERADILRSLAGFVRHRAH, from the coding sequence ATGTCATCATTGTCAATTGATTTGGCAACAAATTCATTAAATGAATTTGCCGGATCGTTCGATCATTATCTAATTTCTGTTCTTCCCAAAACGGTGGGGATGGAACATTATGTTGTCGAAGCCATGCGCTATGCGCTTCTTGCCGGGGGGAAACGATTAAGGCCGTTTTTGGTGATGAAGTCATCTTCACTTTATTCAGTCAATCCTGATCATGCGCTACGTGTCGCTGTGGCAGTGGAATGTGTTCATACATATTCTCTAATACATGACGATCTTCCGGCAATGGATGATGATGATATGCGCCGTGGCCAGCCCTCAGTCCATAAAAAATTTGATGAAGCAACAGCCATTCTGGCGGGTGATGCCCTTTTAACTTTAGCGTTTGAAATTCTGGCTGACAGTAAAACGCACCCGGATGCTGCTGTTCGCTGTGAGCTGATTGGCTTGTTATCCAAGGCAATAGGTGCTATGGGCATGGTCGGAGGGCAGATGATTGACCTTAAAGCGGAAAACCAGCCCCTGACGGATGAAGAAATAATCCGCATGCAACAGATGAAAACTGGTGCGCTGATCGTTTTTTCCTGTGAAGCGGGAGCAATATTGGCTAAGGTAGCGGATGAAGGGCGTCATAATCTGGCCAACTATGGACGCGATATTGGTCTTGCGTTTCAGATTGTTGACGATTTGCTTGATATTGAGGGCAGTTCGGAAGATATTGGAAAGACAGCCGGCAAAGATTTGGAAGCGGGCAAGGCGACTTTGGTTTCGCTTATGGGAGCCAAGCGTGCAAGAGGGATGGCAGATGAGCTGATTGATCAGGCTGTCAAAAGCCTGGATAAATTTGATGAAAGAGCTGATATCTTAAGGTCGTTGGCTGGTTTTGTGCGTCACAGGGCTCATTAA
- the fabI gene encoding enoyl-ACP reductase FabI, whose translation MTEKKGLLSGKRGIIMGAANNRSIAWGIAKKAAEEGAELAFTYQGEQIEKRVRPLAESLGSNLILPCDVTDTASIDAVFAALEEKWGRLDFLVHAIAYSDKEELTGRYVDTTPGNFARSMNISCYSFTALAQRAEKLMTEGGSMITLSYYGAEKVIPHYNVMGVAKAALEASVKYLARDLGPKNIRVNSISAGPIKTLAASGIGDFRYILKWNELNSPMGRNVSIEEVGNAGVYFISDLSSGVTGENHHVDAGYHVMGMKREDSPDLTLHKEE comes from the coding sequence ATGACTGAAAAAAAAGGACTTCTTTCAGGAAAGCGCGGTATCATCATGGGAGCGGCAAACAACCGCTCTATTGCGTGGGGTATAGCCAAAAAGGCAGCAGAGGAAGGTGCCGAACTGGCGTTTACGTATCAGGGTGAGCAAATTGAAAAAAGGGTGCGCCCTTTGGCAGAGAGCCTTGGCTCAAATCTGATCCTGCCTTGTGACGTTACAGATACTGCCTCGATTGATGCTGTTTTTGCTGCACTTGAAGAAAAATGGGGTCGTCTCGATTTCCTTGTTCATGCGATTGCCTACTCTGATAAAGAGGAACTGACCGGCCGTTATGTCGATACGACACCCGGTAATTTTGCCAGAAGCATGAATATTTCCTGTTACTCATTTACGGCCCTGGCCCAGCGCGCCGAGAAGCTGATGACTGAAGGGGGAAGCATGATCACGCTAAGTTACTATGGTGCCGAAAAGGTGATCCCCCATTATAACGTCATGGGCGTTGCCAAAGCGGCGCTTGAAGCCAGCGTTAAATATCTGGCCCGCGATCTCGGTCCCAAAAATATTCGTGTAAACAGCATTTCTGCCGGACCAATTAAAACTCTGGCTGCATCAGGCATCGGTGATTTTCGCTATATTCTGAAATGGAATGAACTAAATTCCCCAATGGGCCGAAATGTCAGCATTGAGGAAGTGGGAAATGCAGGCGTCTATTTTATCAGTGATTTATCATCCGGTGTTACCGGTGAAAACCATCATGTTGATGCCGGATATCACGTTATGGGAATGAAACGCGAAGATAGTCCCGACCTTACCCTGCATAAGGAAGAATAA
- a CDS encoding exodeoxyribonuclease VII small subunit encodes MVKETKSAVEIPDDIKNMKFEEALSALEDIVRSLESGEVSLEQSIEIYTRGTQLKAHCEDKLKDATARIEKITKSSDGTLTSTPLDGGS; translated from the coding sequence GTGGTTAAGGAAACAAAGTCAGCCGTAGAAATACCGGATGATATTAAAAATATGAAATTTGAAGAGGCCCTGTCTGCGCTTGAAGATATTGTCAGAAGTCTTGAAAGTGGTGAAGTATCACTGGAACAATCCATAGAAATCTATACGCGAGGAACCCAGCTTAAGGCCCACTGTGAAGACAAGCTGAAGGATGCAACAGCCCGCATAGAAAAAATAACTAAGTCGAGCGATGGTACTTTAACAAGTACGCCTCTGGACGGCGGAAGCTAG
- the aroC gene encoding chorismate synthase produces MSDNSYGKLFRVTTWGESHGPSIGCVVDGVPPRLSLSEEDLQIYLDQRKPGQNRFTTQRQEPDQVKIMSGVFEGLTTGTPISLIIENKDQRSKDYGDIKDKYRPGHADFTYMEKYGIRDYRGGGRSSARETAMRVAAGGVARKILGDEIKITGALIQIGDKKIDPAKWDDDQISKNPFWCPDLEMVAVWEKYLDQIRKSGSSIGAVIEVRASGVPAGLGEPIYGKLDADLAAAMMSINAVKGVEIGAGFASAALTGEQNADEIRIKDGNPHFKSNHAGGILGGISSGQDVVVRFAVKPTSSILTPRETIDADGNETEILTKGRHDPCVGIRAVPIGEAMMACVLADHILRHKAQCG; encoded by the coding sequence ATGTCAGACAATAGCTACGGTAAATTGTTCCGGGTGACAACCTGGGGCGAGAGTCATGGCCCATCAATCGGTTGCGTTGTTGATGGCGTGCCCCCGCGCCTTAGCTTATCTGAAGAAGATCTGCAAATTTACCTTGATCAGCGAAAGCCCGGACAAAACCGTTTCACCACCCAGCGTCAGGAGCCGGATCAGGTCAAAATTATGTCTGGCGTTTTTGAAGGGCTGACCACCGGAACGCCGATCAGCCTCATTATTGAAAATAAAGATCAACGCTCAAAAGATTATGGTGATATCAAAGATAAATACCGTCCCGGTCATGCCGATTTCACTTATATGGAAAAATATGGCATTCGTGATTATCGCGGCGGCGGTCGTTCATCTGCCCGTGAAACAGCCATGCGTGTTGCTGCCGGCGGAGTTGCCCGCAAAATTCTTGGTGACGAAATTAAAATAACCGGCGCCCTGATACAAATCGGCGACAAAAAAATTGATCCTGCCAAGTGGGATGATGATCAAATTTCCAAAAATCCATTCTGGTGTCCGGATTTGGAGATGGTTGCCGTCTGGGAAAAATATCTCGATCAAATCCGAAAATCCGGAAGCTCCATTGGCGCCGTAATCGAAGTCCGCGCAAGCGGTGTACCAGCCGGGCTGGGTGAGCCTATCTATGGCAAGCTGGATGCCGATCTGGCCGCAGCGATGATGAGCATTAATGCCGTTAAAGGTGTTGAAATTGGTGCTGGGTTTGCCAGCGCTGCCCTGACGGGTGAACAAAATGCCGATGAAATCAGAATTAAAGATGGCAATCCCCATTTTAAAAGCAATCATGCCGGCGGTATTCTGGGCGGTATTTCATCCGGACAGGATGTGGTTGTGCGATTTGCTGTTAAGCCAACATCATCTATACTGACCCCACGTGAAACCATTGATGCTGATGGAAACGAAACCGAAATTCTGACCAAGGGCCGTCATGATCCTTGCGTCGGCATACGTGCCGTTCCTATTGGTGAGGCTATGATGGCCTGTGTGCTGGCCGATCATATTCTGCGCCATAAGGCCCAATGCGGATAA
- a CDS encoding histone deacetylase family protein has product MTTALITHRDCLNHISPAGHPECVERLSVILAALDDPKFQKLDRVEAVPASIEQLKLVHTDDQIEAVLNKMPLNGHAMLDEDTYLSPGSELAALLAAGAVCQAIDRVMAGKNKNAFCAIRPPGHHAEPDRSMGFCLFNSVAIAALHARTKYFCHRVAIIDFDVHHGNGTQTVAENTRGLFYASTHQSPLYPGTGHIHDQGVGVIINAPLAAGSGSNAFRKSVESRILPALRKFKPDLILISAGFDAHTLDPLADLNLDTDDYYYVTRKLMEVADEFSKGRVVSALEGGYNLSVIGECAKAHVLALMEE; this is encoded by the coding sequence ATGACCACTGCCCTTATTACCCATAGAGATTGCTTAAATCATATCTCTCCGGCCGGTCATCCGGAATGTGTTGAAAGATTAAGTGTTATTCTGGCCGCTTTGGATGACCCCAAATTTCAGAAACTTGACAGGGTTGAAGCTGTTCCTGCTTCAATTGAACAACTGAAACTGGTTCATACGGATGATCAGATTGAGGCCGTTCTCAATAAAATGCCGCTCAATGGTCATGCCATGCTTGACGAAGATACATATTTGTCACCAGGATCAGAGCTGGCGGCACTGCTTGCTGCCGGGGCTGTATGTCAGGCGATTGATCGGGTCATGGCGGGGAAAAATAAAAATGCTTTTTGCGCCATAAGGCCACCAGGTCATCATGCAGAACCAGACAGATCGATGGGGTTTTGCCTGTTTAATTCAGTCGCAATTGCCGCCCTTCACGCTAGAACAAAATATTTCTGTCACCGTGTTGCTATTATAGATTTTGATGTTCATCACGGAAACGGCACCCAGACTGTGGCGGAAAACACACGCGGGCTATTTTATGCATCGACCCATCAATCCCCCTTATATCCTGGAACAGGCCATATTCATGATCAGGGTGTCGGCGTGATAATCAATGCGCCGCTTGCAGCAGGCAGCGGCAGTAATGCCTTTCGAAAATCAGTGGAAAGCCGTATATTGCCAGCTTTAAGAAAGTTCAAGCCGGATTTAATTCTTATTTCGGCGGGGTTTGATGCACATACCCTTGACCCGCTCGCTGATCTTAATCTGGACACAGATGATTATTATTATGTGACGCGGAAATTGATGGAAGTTGCGGATGAGTTTTCAAAAGGCCGTGTTGTGTCAGCCCTGGAAGGGGGTTATAATCTTTCAGTTATCGGCGAATGTGCAAAAGCACATGTTTTAGCATTGATGGAAGAGTGA
- a CDS encoding TlyA family RNA methyltransferase: MAKKRADQMLVDRGLAESRARAQAYIMAGNVYAGEQKISKPGQQLSEEISLEVRGKEHPWVSRGGLKLVKGLEEFNIDVTGMTVLDVGASTGGFTDVCLTNGAAKVYAVDVGHGQLAWKIRNDNKVVVFEKTNARYLTENEIPDKINLIVCDASFIGLQTVLPAPMKLAADGCILIALIKPQFEVGKGNVGKGGVVREPELHQEVCEKIKSWIEDEMDGWSVIGLTQSPIKGPEGNIEFLIGARYDAKNNH; the protein is encoded by the coding sequence ATGGCTAAAAAGCGCGCAGATCAGATGCTTGTGGATCGCGGTCTTGCAGAAAGCCGCGCAAGGGCACAGGCTTATATCATGGCGGGAAATGTTTATGCCGGTGAGCAGAAAATATCCAAACCTGGCCAACAGTTAAGCGAAGAAATTTCATTGGAAGTGCGCGGCAAGGAGCATCCCTGGGTCAGTCGCGGCGGACTTAAACTGGTTAAAGGGCTGGAAGAGTTTAACATAGACGTGACGGGTATGACCGTTCTGGATGTTGGGGCATCCACTGGCGGTTTTACCGATGTCTGCCTGACAAACGGTGCTGCTAAGGTCTATGCTGTTGATGTTGGGCATGGCCAACTTGCCTGGAAAATCAGAAATGACAATAAAGTTGTCGTTTTTGAAAAAACCAATGCACGCTACCTCACCGAGAACGAAATACCAGATAAAATCAATTTAATTGTTTGCGACGCAAGTTTTATTGGCCTTCAGACTGTTTTACCGGCCCCTATGAAGCTGGCGGCCGATGGCTGTATTTTAATTGCCCTGATCAAACCGCAGTTCGAAGTCGGCAAAGGTAATGTCGGTAAAGGTGGCGTTGTGCGTGAGCCTGAACTTCATCAGGAGGTCTGCGAAAAAATCAAAAGCTGGATTGAAGATGAAATGGACGGGTGGAGCGTTATCGGCCTGACGCAAAGTCCAATTAAAGGACCGGAAGGCAATATAGAATTTCTGATCGGGGCGCGATATGACGCAAAAAATAACCATTGA